In one window of Tubulanus polymorphus chromosome 3, tnTubPoly1.2, whole genome shotgun sequence DNA:
- the LOC141901154 gene encoding uncharacterized protein LOC141901154: MAEEISKLKAYPGIGGLFTGYDIGTHMLHIFFVRRPVRKICVQITVHASLQAMEDLAALTNQELKYTIFLNRIDVPRIPAMTMTRVFKIPVVLYVPASAAFTGIIASLQIGPGSIQVDFTLKQTQYADSDQLIYASDMEAVLHHALLLGRLGKFPTSLHGFTFNEIVVSAHSVRPGDARYTIYIIIGAVLGAVFVLVVVLVVTLLIFRQKRNSKLIDRESSRDLDQIPNINQNFNYRSSTRQSPLEDGLYADLRNEGSYSVSIPEEILRPHYATPGPCSSNSGDEVVRGDNYLCLQILEKQVKLHIYAEVETSSDGGKRGRDNPAFECDTLTAKSAKIPPKFVESEFNDQHPSQSSEKTRSEIQNTEVLLHQKIETRCDGYNLDRKNLKHSNSEADIGKKGKIKVRPASTSSLGSISEEVALHSGDKSNHLCRTASTKSQSTSSLPTNLVSYSPPEFIRSRSKEELKRFVTDSPKPLKPSQLKREPRDSRTILYSSLTSATSHVYSENVSEERKCDLNNTFVLPNLEFPLIKVDHITIDQKQKSIPYRKQQQLYIWQNERERLQREFF; the protein is encoded by the exons ATGGCTgaagaaattagcaaattaAAAGCATATCCCGGCATCGGAGGCTTATTCACTGGCTATGATATCGGAACGCATATGTTACAT ATATTTTTTGTACGCCGACCTGTCCGCAAAATCTGTGTCCAGATAACTGTTCATGCGTCGCTACAAGCGATGGAAGATTTAGCTGCATTAACGAATCAAGAACTGAAATACACGATATTTCTCAATCGGATCGATGTTCCTCGCATCCCTGCTATGACAATGACACGTGTTTTCAAAATTCCGGTCGTGCTTTATGTTCCTGCATCAGCGGCTTTCACGGGAATTATTGCCAGTTTACAAATTGG GCCTGGGAGTATCCAAGTTGATTTTACATTGAAACAAACCCAATACGCAGACTCCGATCAGTTGATCTATGCATCCGATATGGAAGCAGTGCTACATCACGCGTTACTACTGGGAAGACTTGGAAAATTTCCGACATCGCTGCACGGATTTACATTCAACGAAATTGTGGTTTCAGCTCACAGCGTGCGACCTGGAGATGCCCGATATACAATCTATATAATCATTGGAGCGGTTCTAGGAGCTGTATTCGTCCTGGTAGTTGTATTAGTCGTTACTCTTCTCATATTCAGACAGAAACGCAATTCGAAACTAATTGACAG GGAATCGAGTCGTGATCTTGACCAAATACCTAACATAAATCAAAACTTCAACTACAGATCCTCAACTAGACAAAGCCCTTTAGAAG ATGGGTTGTACGCGGATCTGAGGAACGAAGGTTCATACTCGGTATCGATACCCGAGGAGATTCTCAGGCCACATTATGCAACTCCTGGCCCATGTAGCAGTAACAGCGGTGATGAGGTCGTCCGCGGAGACAACTACCTGTGTCTTCAGATACTAGAAAAACAAGTCAAACTACACATATACGCCGAGGTAGAAACCAGTTCCGATGGGGGTAAAAGGGGTCGAGACAATCCCGCTTTTGAATGCGATACATTGACCGCGAAATCGGCGAAAATTCCACCGAAATTCGTTGAATCCGAGTTCAACGATCAACATCCATCTCAGAGTTCCGAGAAAACACGTAgcgaaattcaaaataccgAGGTATTACTGCATCAGAAAATCGAAACGCGTTGCGATGGTTATAATCTAGatagaaaaaatttgaaacattCCAACAGCGAAGCTGATATAGGAAAGAAGGGTAAAATCAAAGTGCGACCCGCGAGTACTTCTTCGCTTGGTTCCATTAGCGAAGAGGTCGCGTTACATAGCGGCGATAAATCGAATCACTTGTGTAGGACAGCCAGTACAAAATCACAATCGACAAGTTCCTTACCGACCAACCTGGTGTCGTATTCACCACCAGAATTCATACGTTCTAGAAGCAAAGAAGAACTAAAGCGATTTGTAACTGATTCACCAAAACCGTTGAAACCATCGCAGTTAAAACGTGAACCTCGAGACTCGCGAACCATTCTTTACAGTAGTCTTACATCCGCGACTTCTCATGTTTACTCGGAAAATGTATCAGAAGAGAGAAAATGTGATTTGAATAATACTTTCGTTCTTCCAAATCTAGAATTCCCGTTGATCAAAGTTGATCATATAACAATCGATCAAAAACAGAAGTCGATTCCTTACAGAAAACAACAGCAATTGTACATTTGGCAAAACGAAAGGGAAAGATTACAACGAGAATTTTTCTAG